The sequence CCCAAGTACCCCCAAATCCACCGTGCTCCATCACGCCGACAACTACAATTTTAGGATTCTCTGCGGGAGCAATCAACACAAAAATAGCATTATCTTTCCCTTGAGGAACCTGCGCTGTTCCTGTTTTTGCTAATTGAGTAAAATCATTCGATTTCAAACTTCTTGCAGTACCATTTAGAACTACCGCTTCCATCCCTTTTAGAACAGGACCAAAATGTCTGGCATCAACCAAAGTCTGATGTTTAACTTTAAATCTTGGGTCTGGATTAGGTTTTCCATCAATCGATTTTACAATATGAGGGGTGTAATACCAGCCACGATTGGCAATTGCAGAAACGTAATTTGCTAACTGAAGAGGCGTCACCATTACGTCACCTTGTCCCATTCCATTATAAATAGCTCCGGTAGACATTTCATCCCAATTTTTATAATCGTCTTTCTTAGAACCATTTGCTTTAATGATGGCTTTAAATCTTCTTTCATAGAAATCTCCTGAAGGAATTCTACCTTTCGCACCAACTGCAAAATCATTGTTCAGAAATTCTCCAACTCCAAAGCTGCTCATGATTTTCTTCCATTCGTCAACTCCTTTTGATGGATTTCCAGGATATTTTTTAATAATCGCAATAAATGCATAGGTAAAAAAACAGTTGCTGGAAACCTGAATCGCCGGTATCAGAGGATCAGCTCCACCATGACCTTTTATTCTTTTACCTTTATAAAAGAAACCGCCACCACAAGGAAAAATAGTCTTATCAGTCATCACCCCCATTTGCATTGCTGCCAATGCTGTCAACAGTTTAAACGTAGAACCTGGCGGATAACCAGCCTGTAAAGCACGGTCGAATGTAGGTTTGTTTTCGTAAATCGTATCTTTTGAAAGTGCGTATAAATTTTTTGATTTGTTGGGTCCTGTAAAAAGATTAGGATCAATATCCGGACCTGTCGCAGATACCAAAACTTCACCATTATTAGGATCTATTGCTACAATAGCACCATGTTTATTGACCAACATTTCTTCCGCAAGCTTCTGCAAATCATAATCAATGGTCAGGGTAATATCCTTTCCTGTAACAACATCTCTGTCTAAAGATCCGTTTTTGTATGGGCCGACATTTCTAAGTTTGATAT comes from Chryseobacterium sp. 3008163 and encodes:
- a CDS encoding peptidoglycan D,D-transpeptidase FtsI family protein — encoded protein: MNTRHIKILTVLIVLALIFVARLSYLQLFTDRYALNAANTSIKTEYVIPQRGVIFDRNGKIMVGNQPAYEISFTQALMKPDFDTLSFCNLMKIDKRDFIKRINVIKKEKYYSKLTPMTFIKDLSREEIARVQEIIFKYPAFSIVQRPQRQYEVSTSGNLLGYTSEVNDREIKKDSTYYLPGDLIGKTGIEKSYEKELRGVKGIKYIQKDIKLRNVGPYKNGSLDRDVVTGKDITLTIDYDLQKLAEEMLVNKHGAIVAIDPNNGEVLVSATGPDIDPNLFTGPNKSKNLYALSKDTIYENKPTFDRALQAGYPPGSTFKLLTALAAMQMGVMTDKTIFPCGGGFFYKGKRIKGHGGADPLIPAIQVSSNCFFTYAFIAIIKKYPGNPSKGVDEWKKIMSSFGVGEFLNNDFAVGAKGRIPSGDFYERRFKAIIKANGSKKDDYKNWDEMSTGAIYNGMGQGDVMVTPLQLANYVSAIANRGWYYTPHIVKSIDGKPNPDPRFKVKHQTLVDARHFGPVLKGMEAVVLNGTARSLKSNDFTQLAKTGTAQVPQGKDNAIFVLIAPAENPKIVVVGVMEHGGFGGTWAGPACTIIAEKYITGDIKREHLYKKMITASFMPEYKRQWIVDLKRKGLYKEPKPDSLKLKRIQDSLNLVKKAKEKLNAKKVEPKKTAKP